One window from the genome of Ciconia boyciana chromosome 8, ASM3463844v1, whole genome shotgun sequence encodes:
- the CHD2 gene encoding chromodomain-helicase-DNA-binding protein 2 isoform X6: protein MMRNKDKNQGEEGSVHSNASSHSASEEVSGSDSASQSESEQGSESNSSSESSESQSESESESTGSKSQQTPPETKEKPASKKERIADVKKMWEEYPDVYGVRRSNRSRQEPSRFNIKDEASSESENESPKRRGQKQMKKTNKWKREVSGEEEDEDGGDQGTSGESEPEPKKVKARRPAQRRTVAKTSVKKPHKTQRGKKRKKPDSSEDDDDDEDDETPKRQTRRRAAKNVSYKEDDDFETDSDDLIEMTGEGADEQQDNSETIEKVLDIRLGKKGATGASTTVYATEANGNPSADFDPEKDEGEVQYLIKWKGWSYIHSTWESEESLQQQKVKGLKKLENFKKKEEEIKQWLGKVSPEDVEYFNCQQELASELNKQYQIVERVIAVKTSKSATGHSDFPANSRKTSSNDPEYLCKWMGLPYAECSWEDEALISKKFQHCIDSFNNRNNSKTIPTRDCKVLKQRPRFVALKKQPSYIGGENLELRDYQLEGLNWLAHSWCKNNSVILADEMGLGKTIQTISFLSYLFHQHQLYGPFLVVVPLSTLTSWQREFEVWAPEINVVVYIGDLMSRNMIREYEWIHSQSKRLKFNALITTYEILLKDKAVLGSINWAFLGVDEAHRLKNDDSLLYKTLIDFKSNHRLLITGTPLQNSLKELWSLLHFIMPEKFEFWEDFEEDHGKGRENGYQSLHKVLEPFLLRRVKKDVEKSLPAKVEQILRVEMSALQKQYYKWILTRNYKALSKGTRGSTSGFLNIVMELKKCCNHCYLIKPPEENERENGLETLQSLIRSSGKLILLDKLLTRLRERGNRVLIFSQMVRMLDILAEYLTIKHYPFQIFPALGRLNQRGDPKAGAGSLQR from the exons atgATGAGAAATAAGGACAAAAACCAAGGAGAGGAGGGTTCAGTCCACAGCAATGCATCGAG TCACTCAGCATCCGAAGAAGTCTCTGGCTCTGACTCTGCAAGCCAGTCTGAAAGCGAGCAGGGCAGCGAGTCAAACAGCAGCTCGGAGTCCTCTGAAAGTCAGTCTGAATCCGAAAGTGAATCAACGGGTTCGAAATCCCAGCAGACCCCTCctgaaaccaaagaaaaacctGCCTCTAAGAAGGAAAGGATAGCAGATGTTAAAAAG atgTGGGAAGAATATCCTGATGTTTATGGGGTTAGGAGGTCAAACCGAAGCAGACAAGAACCATCGCGATTTAATATAAAAGAtgag GCAAGTAGTGAATCTGAAAATGAGAGCCCAAAAAGAAGAGGccagaagcaaatgaaaaaaac aaataaatggaaaagagagGTCTCTGGtgaagaagaggatgaagatGGAGGGGACCAAGGCACCAGTGGAGAGAGTGAGCCTGAACCGAAGAAAGTTAAAGCAAGAAGACCTGCCCAAAGGAG aACAGTGGCCAAAACCAGTGTTAAAAAGCCTCACAAAACCCAGcgtgggaagaagagaaagaaaccgGACTCATCTGAAGATGATGATGACGATGAAGATGATGAGACCCCCAAGAGACAAACTCGACGAAGAGCAGCCAAAAATGTCAG TTACAAAGAAGATGATGATTTTGAGACGGATTCTGATGACCTGATAGAGATGACTGGGGAGGGAGCTGATGAACAACAAGACAACAGTGAAACTATTGAGAAAGTCTTGGACATCAggcttggaaaaaaaggag CCACTGGTGCTTCCACCACAGTGTATGCAACTGAAGCCAATGGCAACCCAAGCGCTGACTTTGATCCTGAAAAGGATGAGGGAGAAGTTCAGTACCTGATCAAATGGAAAGGCTGGTCATACATCCATAGCACATGGGAGAGTGAAgagtccctgcagcagcagaaagtgAAGGGCCTGAAAAAGCTAgaaaacttcaagaaaaaagaggaggagatcAAGCAATG GCTGGGCAAGGTATCACCTGAAGATGTAGAATATTTCAACTGCCAACAAGAGCTAGCTTCAGAGCTGAACAAACAGTATCAAATAGTGGAGAGAGTAATTG CTGTGAAGACCAGCAAGTCTGCAACGGGACATTCAGATTTCCCAG CAAACAGTCGCAAAACGTCCTCGAATGACCCCGAGTACCTGTGTAAGTGGATGGGCCTGCCGTATGCTGAGTGCAGCTGGGAAGACGAGGCTCTGATAAGCAAGAAATTTCAGCACTGCATCGACAGCTTCAACAATCGTAACAACTCCAAAACGATTCCTACCCGGGACTGCAAG GTATTGAAGCAGAGACCGAGGTTCGTTGCCTTGAAGAAACAGCCTTCTTACATCGGCGGTGAGAACCTGGAGCTGCGAGATTACCAGCTGGAGGGCCTCAACTGGCTCGCTCACTCGTGGTGCAA gaaCAACAGCGTGATCCTGGCTGATGAAATGGGCCTGGGCAAGACGATTCAGACAATATCATTCCTGTCGTACCTCTTCCATCAGCACCAGCTGTATGGCCCCTTCCTGGTGGTGGTGCCCTTGTCCACTCTCACCTCATGGCAGAGAGAGTTTGAAGTGTGGGCACCCGAGATAAATGTGGTGGTTTACATCGGAGACCTCATGAGCAGGAACATG ATACGTGAATATGAGTGGATCCACTCTCAGTCTAAAAGGTTGAAATTCAATGCACTTATCACAACATACGAGATCCTCCTCAAGGATAAG GCTGTTTTGGGAAGTATTAACTGGGCCTTTCTAGGCGTGGATGAAGCCCATCGGTTGAAAAATGATGACTCTTTGCTGTACAAAACGTTGATTGACTTCAAGTCCAACCATAGGCTGCTGATCACTGGCACCCCGCTTCAAAATTCACTCAAAGAGCTCTGGTCCCTGCTGCATTTCATCATGCCAGAGAA ATTTGAGTTCTGGGAGGATTTTGAAGAGGATCATGGAAAAGGTAGAGAGAATGGCTACCAGAGCCTTCACAAAGTCCTGGAGCCATTTCTCCTACGCAGAGTGAAGAAAGATGTGGAGAAATCTTTGCCAGCCAAAGTGGAGCAGATCCTCCGTGTGGAAATGtctgctttgcagaaacagTATTACAA GTGGATTTTGACAAGAAACTACAAAGCTCTTTCAAAGGGAACAAGGGGGAGCACATCTGGTTTCCTGAACATTGTGATGGAGTTGAAAAAGTGCTGCAACCACTGCTACCTTATCAAACCTCCTGAGGAAAACGAGAGAGAGAATGGCCTTGAGACACTGCAG TCTCTGATCAGGAGCAGTGGAAAGCTAATTCTCTTGGACAAGCTGCTGACCAGGCTGCGGGAAAGAGGCAACAGAGTGCTGATCTTCTCCCAGATGGTGAGGATGCTGGACATCTTGGCAGAGTACCTGACTATCAAACACTACCCTTTTCAG atttttccAGCGCTTGGACGGCTCAATCAAAGGGGAGATCCGAAAGCAGGCGCTGGATCACTTCAACGCTGA